The Gammaproteobacteria bacterium genome has a segment encoding these proteins:
- the apbC gene encoding iron-sulfur cluster carrier protein ApbC encodes MPDLTVPAIERAAALVALAGTGRTLGDSGAVLESAVAGDAVTLRITLGFPAAGLKPGLERDVAEAVRQATGARSVSVEVGWSVAPRAPQGNLAPLAGVRNVIAVASGKGGVGKSTTAVNLALALAREGARVGILDADVYGPSQPSMLGLSGGQPESQDGKTFEPLRAHGLEVMSIGFLVPETTPLIWRGPMVTQAVTQIALQTRWGDLDFLVADLPPGTGDTQLTLSQKVPLAGVVIVTTPQPVATQVARRGLEMFNKVGVAVLGVIENMSSFLCPKCGHEEAFFGEGGGADLAAACGVPLLGQVPLNALIRSQTDLGNPPVAADPEGAVALRYREIARRVAAELARRPKDQKHKFPKIVVEDRK; translated from the coding sequence ATGCCTGACCTTACGGTTCCCGCCATCGAACGGGCCGCCGCCCTTGTTGCCCTCGCCGGAACCGGCCGTACGCTCGGGGACAGTGGGGCCGTGCTCGAATCCGCCGTGGCCGGGGATGCGGTCACCCTGCGTATCACGCTGGGGTTCCCGGCGGCCGGACTCAAGCCGGGTCTCGAGCGCGATGTGGCCGAGGCGGTGCGTCAGGCGACGGGGGCCCGCTCGGTCAGTGTCGAGGTCGGCTGGTCGGTCGCGCCGCGCGCTCCGCAGGGCAATCTCGCGCCGCTGGCCGGTGTGCGCAACGTCATTGCGGTTGCATCCGGCAAGGGCGGCGTCGGCAAGTCCACGACGGCGGTGAACCTGGCCCTGGCGCTGGCGCGGGAGGGAGCGCGGGTCGGCATCCTGGATGCAGACGTCTATGGCCCGAGCCAGCCCAGCATGCTCGGCCTGTCGGGTGGCCAGCCCGAGAGCCAGGACGGCAAGACCTTCGAGCCGCTGCGCGCGCATGGCCTGGAGGTCATGTCGATCGGTTTCCTGGTGCCGGAGACGACGCCGCTGATCTGGCGTGGCCCGATGGTGACCCAGGCTGTCACCCAGATTGCCTTGCAGACCCGCTGGGGCGATCTCGACTTCCTGGTCGCGGATCTGCCACCCGGCACCGGTGACACACAGTTGACGCTGAGCCAGAAGGTTCCGCTCGCCGGCGTCGTCATCGTCACGACCCCGCAGCCGGTGGCCACCCAGGTGGCGCGCCGCGGGCTCGAGATGTTCAACAAGGTCGGCGTCGCCGTGCTCGGCGTGATCGAGAACATGAGTTCCTTCCTGTGCCCGAAATGTGGCCACGAGGAGGCGTTCTTCGGCGAAGGCGGCGGCGCGGATCTCGCCGCGGCCTGCGGGGTGCCGCTGCTCGGCCAGGTGCCGCTCAATGCGCTGATCCGTTCGCAGACAGACCTCGGCAACCCGCCGGTCGCGGCTGATCCCGAAGGTGCTGTCGCGCTGCGCTACCGTGAGATTGCGCGCCGGGTGGCCGCCGAGCTCGCCCGCCGGCCGAAGGACCAGAAGCACAAGTTCCCGAAGATCGTGGTCGAGGACCGCAAGTGA
- a CDS encoding DUF2066 domain-containing protein, with the protein MIRLNGARYRSGTAVLLLALVFLAAVPVPAAVVPDLYAATVPVADASPEATAAAFAQALRQVLGKVSGRPGAAGDAALLAHFRDPAALVQQYRRDGAGSLWASFDPSAVRAGLDAAGQPVWGEDRPITLVWLAYDNGAGERDVLAGGGNDSPAAAQLRRGLEEAAAASGVPVLLPLRDSEELAAVAFADVWGDFTEPLQRASQRYRADALLIGRARLFPPGMDDVRWTLLAGDERLEWRGGIADGPRGLAERLSQRLALPAGAQASELRLAVSGIGSLDDYGVVLGFLRNLSMVESAGVGFIAGDTLVFDLELRGTRSQLETALGLRALIEPATEPVVALPAGMVPPELRYRLVARR; encoded by the coding sequence ATGATCCGGCTGAACGGCGCACGGTATCGTAGCGGTACGGCGGTGCTGTTGCTCGCGCTCGTGTTCCTGGCGGCCGTGCCGGTGCCCGCCGCCGTGGTGCCGGATCTCTATGCGGCGACCGTGCCGGTTGCCGATGCGTCTCCCGAGGCGACGGCCGCCGCCTTCGCGCAAGCGTTGCGTCAGGTGCTGGGCAAGGTCAGCGGCAGGCCCGGCGCTGCGGGCGACGCGGCCTTGCTGGCGCATTTCAGGGATCCGGCGGCCCTGGTCCAGCAGTACCGGCGCGACGGGGCGGGTTCGCTCTGGGCCAGTTTCGACCCGTCCGCCGTGCGCGCCGGCCTCGATGCCGCCGGACAGCCGGTGTGGGGCGAAGACCGCCCGATCACGCTGGTGTGGCTCGCCTACGACAATGGTGCCGGCGAGCGTGATGTGCTGGCGGGTGGCGGCAATGACTCGCCCGCGGCGGCGCAGCTGCGCCGGGGCCTGGAGGAAGCCGCGGCCGCGAGCGGCGTGCCGGTGCTGCTGCCGCTGCGCGACTCGGAGGAGCTTGCGGCGGTCGCCTTCGCCGATGTGTGGGGCGATTTCACCGAGCCGCTGCAACGAGCGTCGCAGCGCTACCGTGCCGACGCGCTCCTGATCGGCCGCGCACGGCTGTTCCCGCCCGGCATGGACGATGTGCGCTGGACGCTGCTCGCGGGCGACGAGCGCCTGGAGTGGCGCGGTGGCATCGCCGACGGGCCGCGCGGGCTCGCCGAGCGGCTCTCGCAGCGGCTGGCGCTGCCCGCCGGGGCGCAGGCGAGTGAACTGCGACTGGCCGTGAGCGGTATCGGCAGCCTGGACGATTACGGAGTCGTGCTCGGTTTCCTGCGCAACCTGTCCATGGTCGAGTCGGCCGGGGTGGGCTTCATCGCGGGAGATACACTGGTATTCGACCTCGAGCTGCGCGGCACGCGGTCCCAGCTTGAAACCGCTCTCGGGCTGCGGGCCCTGATCGAACCCGCGACGGAGCCCGTGGTCGCTCTGCCGGCCGGCATGGTACCGCCCGAGCTGCGCTACCGGCTGGTTGCGCGACGCTGA
- the purN gene encoding phosphoribosylglycinamide formyltransferase, with protein MTTAGAARPRVAVLVSGNGSNLQAIIDRCTGPQGSIELAAVISDRPEVFALERARQAGVAGVTVDYRATGDREAFARSLAAELDRLRPDFIVLAGFMRILPATLVDRYRGRMLNVHPSLLPKYPGLDTYRRVLAAGDPWHGTTVHFVTADLDAGPAIVQYRLRVRPGDTAQSLRERVQAGEHQIYPQAVGWIATGRVTLREHTVFMDGAARAAPVIVDERSPD; from the coding sequence ATGACGACTGCAGGCGCCGCGCGCCCGCGGGTGGCCGTACTCGTCTCCGGCAACGGCTCGAACCTGCAGGCGATCATCGACCGCTGCACCGGCCCGCAGGGATCGATCGAACTCGCGGCTGTCATCAGCGACCGCCCGGAAGTCTTCGCGCTCGAACGCGCCCGGCAGGCGGGCGTCGCGGGCGTGACGGTGGACTACCGGGCCACCGGCGACCGCGAAGCGTTCGCGCGCAGTCTCGCCGCAGAACTCGACCGGCTGCGGCCGGATTTCATCGTGCTCGCCGGTTTCATGCGCATCCTGCCCGCCACGCTGGTCGACCGCTATCGGGGACGCATGCTGAACGTGCACCCGTCACTGCTGCCGAAGTACCCCGGCCTCGACACCTATCGCCGTGTCCTGGCGGCCGGCGACCCGTGGCACGGCACAACCGTGCACTTCGTCACCGCGGACCTCGATGCGGGCCCGGCAATCGTCCAGTACCGGCTGCGCGTCCGCCCCGGCGACACGGCGCAATCCCTGCGCGAGCGCGTGCAGGCCGGCGAGCACCAGATCTACCCGCAGGCGGTCGGGTGGATCGCCACCGGCCGGGTGACGCTGCGCGAGCACACCGTCTTCATGGATGGCGCAGCGCGCGCGGCGCCCGTAATCGTCGACGAGCGGTCGCCCGACTGA
- a CDS encoding HEAT repeat domain-containing protein has translation MKFISTLKAERSIAQLLAERDVQAPGARKALDSLRKIGPSAIPTLIDAFANAERDHMTALVETLSTCITDRTLKEVATGLGHGNARCVSGTAAALGAASAYDANQLLELLGRDDVSVSALIEVLRANKQRLNPRELLRRAYDLEPREKAAVFKIIAEVASADLVPELINRLEGKDPAVRVHIISVLARFNQPDVAKALEEQLKDRNKAVRKAALAAVEDMPGERNIALLCAILRDPDLEARSKAIDLVVKARHPETMKHLVEVLRDESEDARRAAVEVLNGIADVATLKHLLAALEDQDWWVRSRASDALAKIGGPKVMDAVLQLVGDSDENIRRAAIEILNQTKDERAVAHLMTATQDKDWWVRERAADALAEIGSPKAVPALTKMLAGDARSVPAAVRALGRLGDSKIMPSLLPLLDHADKAIRLEALGAVARLADQKNVGTIKAKLQPYMAGADETLAKAAADAMVKLENRLSPTAIEAQKHDERLAAPGRTLLVEPAEVERLVRATEGAQKLDVSTLTPGEVIENRYRFIQKIGKGAFGTVVLVEDTVVDERLILKFLNPNVSQDEEMMKRFVHELRYSRKITHNNVIRIYDFLSLGGHYAISMEYFPSHTLGAELSGKKPLPFAKSASWAVDIATGMSVAHQVGIVHRDLKPANILINDEGLLKIVDFGVAAVASHADTQLTKTGYVIGSPKYMAPEQILGKKVDHRADIYSLGVIMYEMLAGVPPYSKGDHMSVMYQHVQGRCKPCEEVNPEIPPALAATVRKAMEVDKTKRFETMDELRTAVVSAG, from the coding sequence ATGAAATTCATCAGCACACTGAAAGCGGAGCGCTCGATTGCGCAACTGCTTGCCGAGCGGGACGTACAGGCTCCCGGAGCGCGCAAGGCGCTCGATAGCCTGCGCAAGATCGGTCCAAGCGCCATCCCGACCCTCATCGACGCCTTCGCCAACGCGGAGCGCGACCACATGACCGCCCTGGTGGAAACGCTGTCCACCTGCATCACGGACCGCACGCTCAAGGAGGTCGCGACCGGCCTCGGCCACGGCAACGCGCGCTGCGTCTCGGGCACCGCCGCCGCCCTCGGCGCGGCGTCGGCCTACGACGCCAACCAGCTGCTCGAACTGCTCGGGCGGGACGACGTGTCCGTCTCCGCACTCATCGAGGTGCTGCGCGCCAACAAGCAGCGGCTCAATCCACGCGAGTTGCTCCGCCGCGCCTATGACCTGGAGCCGCGCGAGAAGGCCGCCGTCTTCAAGATCATCGCCGAGGTCGCCAGCGCCGACCTTGTCCCGGAACTGATCAACCGCCTCGAGGGCAAGGACCCGGCGGTGCGCGTGCACATCATCAGCGTGCTGGCGCGCTTTAACCAGCCCGACGTCGCAAAGGCACTCGAAGAACAGCTGAAGGACCGCAACAAGGCCGTGCGCAAAGCCGCCCTGGCGGCTGTCGAGGACATGCCCGGCGAACGCAATATCGCCCTGCTATGCGCGATCCTGCGCGACCCGGACCTGGAAGCCCGCTCCAAGGCCATCGACCTCGTCGTCAAGGCCCGCCACCCCGAGACGATGAAGCACCTGGTCGAAGTGCTGCGCGACGAATCCGAAGATGCCCGCCGGGCGGCCGTGGAGGTGCTGAACGGAATCGCCGACGTGGCGACCCTCAAGCACCTGCTCGCCGCGCTGGAGGACCAGGACTGGTGGGTCCGTTCGCGGGCCTCCGACGCGCTCGCGAAGATCGGCGGACCGAAGGTCATGGACGCCGTGCTGCAACTGGTGGGTGATTCCGACGAGAACATCCGCCGTGCGGCCATCGAGATCCTGAACCAGACGAAGGACGAACGAGCCGTGGCGCACCTGATGACCGCCACGCAGGACAAGGACTGGTGGGTGCGCGAGCGCGCCGCCGATGCGCTTGCCGAGATCGGCAGCCCGAAAGCCGTGCCGGCGCTGACGAAGATGCTGGCCGGCGACGCGCGCTCGGTGCCGGCCGCCGTCCGCGCACTCGGCCGGCTCGGCGACTCGAAGATCATGCCCTCGCTGTTACCCCTGCTCGATCACGCCGACAAGGCGATCCGCCTCGAGGCGCTAGGCGCGGTCGCGCGCCTCGCCGACCAGAAAAACGTCGGCACCATCAAGGCCAAGTTGCAGCCCTACATGGCCGGCGCCGATGAGACGCTGGCGAAGGCGGCGGCCGACGCGATGGTGAAGCTGGAGAACCGCCTTTCTCCGACGGCAATCGAGGCGCAGAAACACGACGAGCGCCTGGCGGCGCCCGGCCGCACGCTCCTGGTCGAGCCGGCCGAGGTGGAACGGCTGGTGCGCGCAACCGAGGGCGCGCAGAAACTCGATGTCAGTACCCTCACCCCCGGCGAGGTCATCGAGAACCGCTACCGCTTCATCCAGAAGATCGGCAAGGGCGCATTCGGTACCGTTGTGCTCGTCGAGGACACCGTGGTCGACGAACGGCTGATCCTCAAGTTCCTCAACCCCAACGTAAGCCAGGACGAAGAGATGATGAAGCGCTTCGTCCACGAGTTGCGCTATTCGCGCAAGATCACGCACAACAACGTCATCCGGATCTACGACTTCCTGAGCCTGGGCGGCCATTACGCGATCTCGATGGAATACTTCCCCTCGCACACGCTCGGTGCCGAACTGAGCGGGAAGAAGCCCCTGCCCTTCGCCAAGTCCGCGTCGTGGGCCGTGGACATCGCCACCGGCATGTCGGTGGCGCACCAGGTCGGCATCGTGCACCGCGACCTCAAGCCCGCCAACATCCTCATCAACGACGAAGGGCTGCTGAAGATCGTGGACTTCGGCGTGGCGGCCGTCGCCTCACACGCGGACACCCAGCTCACCAAGACCGGCTACGTGATCGGCTCGCCGAAGTACATGGCCCCCGAGCAGATCCTCGGCAAGAAGGTCGACCACCGCGCAGACATCTACAGCCTTGGCGTTATCATGTACGAGATGCTCGCGGGCGTGCCGCCCTACTCGAAAGGCGATCATATGTCGGTCATGTATCAGCACGTGCAGGGCCGCTGCAAGCCCTGCGAAGAGGTCAACCCGGAGATCCCGCCGGCACTCGCGGCCACGGTGCGCAAGGCAATGGAGGTCGACAAGACCAAGCGTTTCGAGACGATGGACGAACTGCGCACAGCAGTGGTCAGCGCGGGCTGA
- the dcd gene encoding dCTP deaminase, whose translation MTIKSDRWIRRMAEQYRMIEPYEPGQVREARGARLISYGTSSYGYDVRCGAQFKVFTNINSTIVDPKAFDKSSFVDMEGDVCIIPPNSFALAATVEYFRIPRNVLTICLGKSTYARCGIIVNVTPLEPEWEGHVTLEFSNTTPLPARIYANEGVAQMIFFESDEPCEVSYKDRGGKYQGQRGVTLPRT comes from the coding sequence GTGACCATCAAGTCGGACCGCTGGATACGCCGCATGGCGGAGCAGTACCGCATGATCGAGCCCTACGAGCCGGGCCAGGTCCGTGAGGCGCGCGGCGCCCGGCTGATCTCCTACGGCACGTCGAGCTACGGCTACGACGTGCGCTGCGGAGCGCAGTTCAAGGTCTTCACCAACATCAATTCCACGATCGTGGACCCGAAGGCGTTCGACAAGTCGAGCTTCGTGGACATGGAAGGGGATGTCTGCATCATTCCGCCGAACTCCTTCGCGCTGGCTGCGACCGTCGAGTACTTCCGCATTCCCCGCAACGTGCTGACCATCTGCCTCGGCAAATCCACGTACGCCCGCTGCGGCATCATCGTCAACGTCACGCCGCTCGAACCGGAATGGGAGGGCCACGTGACGCTCGAGTTCTCCAACACCACGCCGCTGCCGGCCAGGATCTACGCCAACGAGGGCGTGGCGCAGATGATCTTCTTCGAGTCCGACGAGCCCTGCGAGGTTTCCTACAAGGATCGCGGCGGCAAGTACCAGGGCCAGCGCGGGGTCACCCTGCCACGCACCTGA
- the purM gene encoding phosphoribosylformylglycinamidine cyclo-ligase, protein MGPDTPLTYKDAGVDIDAGDALVERIKPFARRTARKGLLGGLGGFGGLFELDLARYPQPVLVAGTDGVGTKLRLAIELQKFDTVGIDLVAMCVNDVVVQGAEPLFFLDYYATGRLALDQAEAVIRGIATGCELGGCALLGGETAEMPGMYAPGDIDLAGFAVGVVNRDRIIDGSAVAPGDVLLGLASSGPHSNGYSLIRRVLELTPGAVARPWEGATLGERLLTPTRIYVKSLLRLIAAGEVHALAHITGGGLPGNVERVLSASTNAHIDPASWHRPAIFDWLQQAGRIDDAEMHRTFNCGIGMVVVLPRAATERAMAVLREAGETVQVIGEVRAGTGRVHIGS, encoded by the coding sequence ATGGGACCGGATACGCCACTGACCTACAAGGATGCCGGCGTCGACATCGACGCGGGCGATGCGCTGGTCGAGCGTATCAAGCCGTTCGCGCGGCGTACGGCCCGCAAGGGCTTGCTCGGCGGCCTCGGCGGGTTTGGCGGCCTGTTCGAACTGGACCTGGCGCGCTACCCGCAGCCCGTCCTGGTCGCGGGTACCGATGGCGTCGGCACGAAACTCCGCCTGGCCATCGAGCTGCAGAAGTTCGACACGGTCGGCATCGACCTGGTCGCAATGTGCGTCAATGACGTCGTGGTACAGGGCGCCGAACCGCTCTTCTTCCTCGACTACTACGCCACCGGGCGGCTCGCGCTCGACCAGGCCGAAGCGGTGATCCGCGGCATCGCGACGGGTTGCGAACTCGGCGGCTGCGCCCTCCTCGGCGGGGAGACCGCCGAGATGCCGGGCATGTACGCGCCCGGCGACATCGACCTCGCGGGCTTCGCGGTCGGTGTCGTCAACCGCGACCGCATCATCGACGGCTCCGCGGTCGCCCCGGGTGACGTGCTGCTCGGCCTCGCCTCCTCCGGCCCGCACTCGAACGGCTACTCGCTGATCCGCCGCGTGCTCGAGCTGACCCCTGGCGCAGTGGCAAGGCCCTGGGAAGGCGCCACGCTCGGCGAGCGCCTGCTCACGCCGACCCGCATCTATGTGAAGTCGCTGCTGCGACTGATCGCCGCCGGCGAAGTGCACGCGCTCGCGCATATCACGGGCGGCGGACTGCCGGGCAACGTCGAGCGGGTCCTGTCGGCCAGTACCAACGCGCACATCGACCCGGCGAGCTGGCACCGGCCGGCGATATTCGACTGGCTGCAACAGGCCGGCCGGATCGATGACGCCGAGATGCACCGTACCTTCAACTGCGGTATCGGCATGGTGGTGGTGCTGCCGCGTGCCGCCACGGAACGCGCCATGGCGGTCCTGCGCGAAGCCGGCGAGACCGTACAGGTGATCGGCGAAGTGCGTGCCGGCACCGGCCGGGTTCACATCGGCTCATGA